A genomic segment from Vagococcus zengguangii encodes:
- a CDS encoding 3'-5' exoribonuclease YhaM family protein: MKKLKELTLDETFEIFVLLKNADVRVAKNGKKFIAFTFQDKSGTIDGKFWGASEDEISKFTAGKVVLLGGKREAYQNAPQIKILNMRLATELEPNDPSLYMEAAPMTREAMEEEIQQVIFDIQNATWNRIVRHLYTKYHEAFYEFPAAKRNHHAFSGGLAFHTLSMLRLAKGITHFYPEVNQSLLYAGTLLHDLGKVIELSGSVSTEYTLAGNLLGHIVIIDEEITKTCEELKLDQMSEDVIVLKHMVLSHHGLLEYGSPVRPQIMEAEILHQLDNLDASIQMMLGALRSIEPGERTERIFGLDNRNFYLPKC, from the coding sequence ATGAAGAAATTAAAAGAATTAACATTAGATGAAACATTTGAAATATTTGTACTATTAAAAAACGCTGATGTACGTGTTGCAAAAAATGGTAAGAAGTTTATCGCGTTTACTTTTCAAGATAAGTCAGGCACGATTGACGGGAAGTTTTGGGGAGCAAGTGAGGATGAAATCAGTAAATTCACTGCAGGAAAAGTCGTCCTTTTAGGCGGAAAACGCGAAGCCTATCAAAATGCACCACAAATTAAAATTTTGAATATGCGTTTAGCAACGGAGTTAGAGCCAAATGATCCGAGTTTATATATGGAAGCAGCTCCGATGACACGTGAAGCGATGGAAGAAGAAATTCAACAAGTGATTTTTGATATTCAAAATGCCACGTGGAATCGCATTGTTCGTCATCTTTATACAAAGTATCACGAGGCCTTTTACGAATTTCCAGCCGCAAAACGTAATCATCATGCCTTTTCTGGAGGATTGGCTTTCCATACGCTATCAATGTTGCGACTGGCAAAAGGTATCACCCATTTTTATCCAGAAGTCAATCAATCGTTATTGTACGCAGGTACATTATTACATGATTTAGGAAAGGTAATCGAGCTTTCGGGTTCAGTGAGCACTGAATATACGCTAGCAGGTAATTTACTGGGACATATTGTCATTATTGATGAAGAGATTACGAAGACTTGTGAGGAGTTAAAGTTGGATCAAATGTCTGAAGATGTGATTGTCTTGAAACATATGGTATTGTCACATCATGGCTTGTTAGAATATGGCTCACCAGTTAGGCCACAAATTATGGAAGCGGAAATCTTGCATCAATTAGATAATCTGGATGCGTCAATTCAGATGATGTTAGGAGCTTTACGCTCGATTGAACCGGGTGAGAGAACAGAACGAATCTTTGGTTTGGACAACCGAAATTTCTATTTACCCAAATGTTAA
- a CDS encoding AAA family ATPase, giving the protein MKIKQLNIVGFGKLINKQVNLSDEMTLVFGVNEAGKSTMYHFIKTMLFGFPRKNASLQSYEPREQALFGGEMVVDHPVYGELTIKRFKTENKGKAIVVLANGSQADEAFLQDMLAPLNEELFDEVFRLDQNQLQSLASLSEENLQKQLLNIGLVGSKKLVEFQENNLKLADQVYRPRGKNPKLNQQLEEYEGLKQQLVQKENEEKVYQKKLFDRDNLMDEINEAQLFLQEERQLTDKLGRRINHFDDWLRFAELKSEVEKIEIDLDDETLGMYHKAYQKYQILDEQERRLTEEQLLHSAKTDSEELAYYLNNEEQFRQYQQDRSLVESFARDVEQLKRSLADKQEEIATLKNHLKIEDIEESFYPENKGLKEIQALAVRELKLQKNYQEQRERERDLLQQKEKAVATELEVRQVSAPVDYKYLYGAFAFSILALGFSMIIKMKWFALAFGLLGLGLLGYFLYQFFGKKETEDPQQELLALLDQQMTKNSDWLTNLDQEAYKIKVEKQAYAGIYQFNQEKTAEQWLDEINLRERLFDMQVTTQEMIESIAENEKYLEDYLANHSWLVERFGVKVSEMPAKLSEVTNHIHLMQQKQQQYLLENSDTYQIFDSLKNARQQRKTLINQFRPRLQQYGMTTFEELPAFIKKQEAQQLAKNQLEHQQRLITPNFNPEATYDLEQLTAKQAEQATKIKALEQQLKDKQEAYDALNYAIERMEEDSSLAELYQMEANLRGEINSVQDEWIVHKLVAQLSQDIQDVMGSEQLPQLLNVCSDYFNDLTLGNYQYCLFEKGQLVAQHAKGKKFTLSELSTGTKDQLYMSMRLAFLTIHSDDRLAPLLIDDSWLHYDYQRKIALFKALHKLSRHVQVICFSSDITLKEFAETYQVDMLNL; this is encoded by the coding sequence ATGAAAATTAAACAGCTAAATATTGTTGGTTTCGGGAAGTTAATTAATAAACAAGTTAATCTCTCAGATGAGATGACGTTAGTGTTCGGTGTAAATGAGGCAGGCAAATCTACGATGTATCACTTTATCAAAACGATGCTATTTGGTTTTCCAAGAAAAAATGCTAGTCTTCAATCATACGAGCCACGAGAACAAGCCTTATTTGGTGGAGAGATGGTGGTTGATCATCCAGTTTATGGTGAGTTGACGATTAAACGCTTCAAGACCGAAAATAAAGGTAAAGCGATTGTGGTCTTAGCTAATGGCTCTCAAGCTGATGAAGCGTTCTTGCAAGATATGCTAGCACCCCTTAACGAAGAACTATTTGATGAAGTTTTCCGATTGGATCAAAATCAATTACAATCCTTAGCTTCGTTATCTGAAGAAAACTTACAAAAGCAATTATTAAATATCGGGCTAGTTGGGAGTAAAAAACTCGTCGAATTTCAGGAGAATAACTTAAAATTAGCTGATCAAGTCTACCGACCACGTGGTAAAAATCCGAAATTGAATCAACAATTGGAAGAGTACGAAGGATTAAAACAGCAATTAGTGCAAAAAGAAAATGAAGAAAAAGTTTATCAAAAGAAACTGTTTGATCGTGACAACTTAATGGATGAAATTAACGAAGCACAACTCTTCCTACAAGAAGAACGACAATTAACCGATAAACTAGGACGCCGTATCAACCATTTTGACGATTGGTTACGCTTTGCTGAGTTAAAGAGTGAAGTCGAAAAAATTGAAATTGATTTAGATGATGAAACGTTAGGTATGTACCATAAAGCCTATCAAAAGTATCAAATTTTAGATGAGCAAGAACGTCGTTTAACTGAAGAACAATTATTGCATTCAGCTAAAACGGATAGTGAAGAGTTAGCTTATTATCTGAATAATGAAGAGCAATTTAGACAATATCAACAAGACCGCTCTCTTGTTGAAAGTTTTGCACGTGATGTGGAACAGTTGAAACGTTCATTAGCTGATAAACAAGAAGAAATCGCGACGCTAAAAAATCACCTAAAAATTGAAGATATCGAAGAATCCTTCTATCCAGAAAATAAAGGTTTAAAAGAGATTCAAGCCTTAGCAGTGCGTGAGCTTAAACTTCAAAAGAATTATCAAGAGCAACGTGAACGTGAGCGCGACCTATTACAGCAAAAAGAGAAAGCCGTCGCAACTGAGCTAGAAGTGAGGCAAGTTTCAGCGCCAGTTGACTACAAATATTTATATGGTGCTTTTGCATTTAGTATATTGGCACTTGGTTTTTCAATGATTATCAAGATGAAGTGGTTTGCTTTGGCCTTTGGTCTACTAGGTCTTGGCTTGCTAGGTTACTTTTTATATCAGTTTTTTGGAAAAAAAGAAACCGAAGATCCGCAACAAGAGTTATTGGCGCTCTTAGACCAACAGATGACCAAAAACAGTGATTGGCTAACAAACCTTGATCAAGAGGCTTATAAGATTAAAGTTGAAAAACAAGCCTATGCGGGAATTTATCAATTCAATCAAGAGAAGACAGCTGAACAGTGGCTAGATGAAATCAATTTACGTGAGCGCTTGTTCGATATGCAAGTTACAACGCAAGAGATGATTGAGTCAATTGCTGAAAATGAAAAGTATTTAGAAGATTACTTAGCTAATCATTCATGGTTAGTGGAACGTTTTGGTGTCAAGGTATCAGAGATGCCAGCTAAACTTTCTGAAGTAACCAATCATATTCATTTAATGCAACAAAAACAACAACAATATTTACTAGAAAACTCTGATACCTATCAAATATTTGATTCTTTAAAAAATGCTCGTCAACAACGTAAAACGTTAATTAATCAGTTTCGCCCACGTTTGCAACAATACGGTATGACGACGTTTGAAGAATTACCAGCTTTTATTAAGAAACAAGAAGCTCAACAATTAGCAAAAAATCAGCTGGAACATCAGCAACGACTAATTACTCCTAATTTTAATCCAGAAGCAACCTATGATTTGGAACAATTAACTGCTAAACAGGCAGAGCAAGCAACAAAAATTAAGGCGTTAGAACAACAACTGAAGGACAAACAAGAAGCGTATGATGCGCTGAACTACGCAATTGAACGTATGGAAGAAGATAGCTCGTTAGCAGAACTGTATCAAATGGAAGCCAATTTACGAGGTGAAATCAATAGTGTGCAAGATGAGTGGATAGTCCATAAGTTAGTGGCGCAATTATCTCAAGATATTCAAGATGTCATGGGGAGCGAGCAATTGCCACAATTATTAAATGTTTGTTCGGATTACTTTAACGATTTAACATTAGGAAACTATCAATATTGTTTATTCGAAAAAGGGCAGTTAGTCGCTCAACATGCTAAAGGTAAAAAATTTACGTTGAGTGAACTTTCAACTGGGACAAAAGATCAATTATATATGTCCATGCGTTTAGCATTTTTAACAATCCATAGCGATGACCGCTTAGCACCATTACTAATTGATGATAGTTGGCTACATTATGATTATCAGCGGAAGATTGCTTTGTTTAAAGCATTACATAAACTAAGTCGTCACGTTCAAGTGATTTGTTTTAGCTCAGACATCACATTAAAAGAATTTGCTGAAACTTATCAAGTGGACATGCTTAATTTATAG
- a CDS encoding metallophosphoesterase family protein, whose translation MKFMHVADLHLDQSFEGLGKIPYSLATNLLKQNQQTMVKLVDEAIRHDIDFLLMVGDTFHQPRITIQTQNFFIQQLKRLEQQQIKVILSFGNHDYYQAHRYWFDFPKNVYLFDSEEIQTVTLETQAGETVAITGFSYEHRWLTESMTLKYPQRESTVDYHIGFFHGQVGENQYASFSPMTAAQKGYDYWALGHIHQPQIVQEQPPIIYAGSLIPHTQKEKDSGAYVLVTSDGNQLLYEWHHVANVAWLQEQLDVKQVDNMQSLINHSRQLFKREGGDYQLVKVKLENMSEKFASLLEDTTQKKELLYLLQNEIFEASNQKTWLYALETQPDFEFERFALPITQTKAANLLAAYQESERFQELMGDLYKNATSAQLVAIDDVKQAELIAHANSVFNESFAFRDEVTRHEN comes from the coding sequence ATGAAATTCATGCATGTTGCAGATTTACATTTAGATCAATCATTTGAAGGATTAGGAAAGATTCCTTATTCTTTAGCAACGAATTTGTTAAAACAAAATCAACAGACCATGGTCAAACTAGTGGATGAAGCCATCCGTCATGATATTGATTTTCTCTTAATGGTTGGCGATACGTTTCACCAACCACGCATTACGATTCAAACCCAAAATTTCTTTATTCAGCAGTTAAAACGTTTAGAACAACAACAAATTAAAGTGATTTTATCCTTTGGTAATCATGACTATTATCAAGCGCATCGTTACTGGTTTGACTTTCCTAAAAATGTTTACTTGTTTGATTCAGAAGAAATTCAAACGGTTACGCTTGAAACACAAGCTGGGGAGACAGTGGCTATAACTGGTTTTTCTTACGAACATCGTTGGCTAACTGAGTCGATGACCTTAAAATATCCACAACGTGAGTCGACGGTTGATTATCATATTGGCTTTTTCCATGGACAAGTGGGAGAAAACCAATACGCATCGTTCTCACCGATGACTGCGGCCCAAAAAGGCTATGATTATTGGGCTTTAGGGCATATTCATCAGCCTCAAATTGTGCAAGAACAACCACCTATAATTTATGCAGGTAGTCTGATTCCTCATACACAGAAGGAAAAGGACAGTGGTGCCTACGTATTGGTGACGAGTGATGGGAATCAATTGTTATATGAATGGCACCATGTAGCGAATGTTGCTTGGCTTCAGGAACAACTAGATGTTAAACAAGTGGATAATATGCAAAGTTTAATTAACCATTCTCGCCAATTGTTTAAGCGAGAGGGTGGGGACTATCAGTTAGTCAAAGTGAAACTTGAGAATATGTCGGAGAAATTTGCAAGTCTCCTAGAAGATACCACTCAAAAGAAAGAATTACTTTATTTATTGCAAAATGAAATTTTTGAAGCATCTAATCAAAAAACATGGTTGTATGCGTTAGAAACGCAACCAGATTTTGAATTTGAACGCTTTGCTTTGCCAATTACTCAAACAAAAGCAGCCAATTTATTAGCTGCTTATCAAGAATCAGAACGTTTCCAAGAACTGATGGGTGATTTGTATAAAAATGCTACTTCTGCTCAATTAGTTGCAATCGATGATGTTAAGCAAGCAGAATTAATAGCACACGCAAATAGCGTATTTAATGAATCATTTGCTTTCAGAGATGAGGTGACGCGTCATGAAAATTAA
- a CDS encoding YlbF family regulator, translated as MTVNIYDSANQIEKEIREIPQFVELKEAFATLKADEEAYKLFIEFQELQVSFQQKQMTGEEFTDEDAEKAQSLTEKVQASEKIANLMQKEQAFSVIINDLNRIIMTPVKELYEDK; from the coding sequence ATGACAGTTAATATTTATGATAGTGCCAACCAAATCGAAAAAGAAATTCGTGAAATCCCTCAATTCGTTGAGTTAAAAGAAGCTTTCGCTACATTAAAAGCTGACGAAGAAGCATATAAATTATTCATCGAGTTTCAAGAGTTACAAGTATCATTCCAACAAAAACAAATGACTGGTGAAGAATTTACAGATGAGGATGCTGAAAAAGCCCAATCATTAACGGAGAAAGTACAAGCTTCTGAAAAAATTGCAAATTTAATGCAAAAAGAACAAGCATTTAGTGTCATCATTAACGATTTAAACAGAATAATCATGACGCCAGTTAAAGAATTATACGAAGATAAATAA
- a CDS encoding transglycosylase domain-containing protein, with protein MQLVDSLKRFWAVIVEYWTPVWVKIKPQLIRFEEWRKRFWKKYQVNKILILLALVSVLVTSVYLFVLAKSQNVGMLKAGLQQKTVVYDQSDQEAGTLGQKGTFVTIDEISPYVIDALVSTEDRRFYTHRGYDLKGIARAVVGKLTTGRITGGGSTITQQLAKNAYLNLDQTLTRKAKELFLSIEIEKTYSKDEILEMYLNNVYMANGVKGIEDASHRYFGKTAAELTVDEAAVLVGMLKGPEIYNPIDHYDNAIARRDTVLSVMVDNGKLTQEEADKYMSQQLYLSDNYNETTNGYRYPYYFDAVLNEVEAKTKISVEDLQKKGYKVYTYLNQNYQQGMDTSFANDYLFPPNAEDGEMVQGASIALNPSTGGVEAVVGGRGEKAYRDLNRATQASLSPGSTMKPLAIYTPALEAGYNADSILKDEPIDFYNVSNYDGQFYGDVTMHYALEQSLNVSAVWLMNKIGIDTSFNKVQKFGINLDEKDHYYGMGLGGLTKGTTPMRMASAYSVFANDGQQVPARFIRKIEDASGKIVYENETPKAKSVTSKKVADDMTSMMLGVFSNGSGASAKPYGYQMAGKTGTTENISSDGNAKDQWMIGYTPDVVVATWIGFDESSETHYLTGSSGQTLSALFKDQTERILANSPQTPFEVTDVNKESSSGFGETLESWKDKINDNLKDKVKDTVDENLPTIKDKIKEGLHYWKDQFSDAWHGLMNR; from the coding sequence ATGCAATTAGTCGATAGTCTCAAACGTTTTTGGGCTGTTATTGTTGAGTATTGGACACCTGTTTGGGTGAAAATCAAACCCCAACTTATCCGCTTTGAAGAATGGCGCAAACGTTTTTGGAAAAAGTATCAGGTGAATAAGATATTAATTTTATTGGCCTTAGTTTCGGTACTGGTCACTAGTGTTTATTTATTCGTACTGGCTAAAAGTCAAAATGTCGGTATGTTAAAAGCTGGTCTTCAACAAAAAACCGTGGTTTATGACCAATCAGATCAAGAAGCGGGAACTTTAGGTCAGAAAGGAACGTTTGTAACAATTGATGAAATCTCCCCTTATGTCATTGACGCGTTAGTATCTACCGAGGATCGTCGTTTTTATACGCACCGAGGATATGATTTGAAAGGGATAGCACGGGCGGTTGTCGGTAAATTGACAACAGGACGCATTACTGGTGGGGGAAGCACAATTACGCAGCAATTAGCTAAAAATGCGTATTTAAACTTAGATCAAACATTAACGCGTAAGGCAAAAGAGTTGTTCTTGTCGATTGAAATTGAGAAGACCTACAGTAAAGATGAAATTTTAGAAATGTATTTAAATAATGTCTACATGGCTAACGGCGTAAAAGGAATCGAAGATGCTTCTCATCGCTACTTTGGAAAAACAGCGGCTGAATTAACTGTGGATGAAGCAGCTGTGTTAGTTGGTATGTTGAAAGGTCCTGAGATTTATAATCCAATTGATCATTATGATAATGCGATTGCCCGTCGTGATACAGTATTAAGTGTCATGGTGGATAATGGGAAATTAACGCAAGAAGAGGCAGATAAATATATGTCTCAACAATTATATTTAAGCGATAATTATAATGAAACAACGAATGGCTATCGTTATCCTTATTACTTTGATGCAGTCCTTAATGAAGTGGAAGCTAAAACCAAAATTTCGGTAGAAGATTTACAAAAGAAAGGTTATAAAGTCTACACGTATTTAAATCAAAATTACCAACAAGGAATGGACACATCATTTGCAAATGACTATTTATTCCCTCCAAATGCTGAGGATGGGGAGATGGTTCAAGGGGCTTCAATTGCTTTAAATCCATCTACTGGTGGTGTTGAAGCAGTGGTCGGAGGCCGTGGTGAGAAAGCTTATCGTGACTTAAATCGGGCAACACAAGCTAGTTTATCACCTGGTTCAACTATGAAACCACTAGCAATATATACACCAGCTTTAGAAGCAGGTTACAATGCAGATTCCATTCTTAAAGACGAACCAATTGATTTTTATAACGTCTCTAACTATGACGGACAATTCTATGGTGATGTGACGATGCACTACGCATTAGAACAAAGTTTAAATGTTTCTGCTGTTTGGTTAATGAATAAAATTGGGATTGATACAAGTTTTAATAAAGTTCAAAAATTTGGAATAAACTTAGATGAAAAAGATCATTACTACGGTATGGGATTAGGTGGCTTAACGAAAGGGACTACTCCGATGCGTATGGCAAGTGCCTATAGTGTCTTTGCTAACGATGGCCAACAAGTACCTGCCCGTTTCATTCGTAAAATAGAAGATGCTTCTGGCAAAATTGTCTATGAAAATGAAACACCAAAAGCGAAGAGTGTGACGTCTAAAAAAGTAGCAGACGATATGACGAGTATGATGTTAGGTGTATTTTCAAATGGGTCGGGCGCGTCAGCTAAACCATACGGCTATCAAATGGCAGGTAAAACCGGGACGACAGAAAATATCTCCTCAGATGGTAATGCTAAAGATCAATGGATGATTGGATATACGCCGGATGTAGTAGTTGCAACGTGGATTGGTTTTGATGAGAGTAGTGAAACACATTATTTAACCGGCTCAAGTGGTCAAACTTTATCGGCTTTATTTAAAGATCAGACCGAACGGATTTTGGCTAATTCACCACAGACACCTTTTGAAGTGACCGATGTTAATAAAGAAAGTTCATCGGGATTTGGTGAAACGCTAGAGTCATGGAAAGATAAAATTAATGACAATTTGAAAGACAAAGTGAAAGATACTGTTGATGAAAATTTACCAACTATTAAGGATAAAATAAAAGAAGGTCTTCATTACTGGAAAGATCAATTTTCTGATGCCTGGCATGGTCTGATGAATCGCTAA
- a CDS encoding RluA family pseudouridine synthase, translating to MQYNIQLPDNFETCDIKTLLEERWLVPRKVRHFLRTKKNILVNGESRSFHELVDAGDEITLHFDASDYPDYEVTLGDASKVEVIYEDEYLIIVNKPIKMKTHPNQPDEKDALLNHVASYLAPQGLLPYVVHRLDMETSGLILFAKNPFILPILGRMLEQKNIKRSYQAVIDGQLNKDSLSVNKKIGRDRHDRRKRRIDERTGKIAVTHFTTVKRENRYSLVNCELDTGRTHQIRVHLQSLGHPIVGDPLYNPRSQAGRLMLHAYKLNFIHPLTNEHISCESKPFDFIM from the coding sequence ATGCAATACAACATACAATTGCCAGATAACTTCGAAACATGTGATATTAAGACACTGTTAGAAGAACGCTGGCTCGTACCTCGTAAAGTCCGACATTTTTTACGAACTAAAAAAAATATTCTCGTAAATGGAGAAAGTCGCTCATTTCATGAATTAGTCGACGCTGGTGATGAGATAACGTTACATTTTGACGCTAGCGATTATCCAGACTATGAGGTGACGTTAGGTGATGCTTCAAAAGTCGAGGTTATTTATGAAGATGAGTATCTAATTATCGTCAATAAACCGATTAAAATGAAAACTCACCCTAATCAACCAGATGAAAAAGATGCACTTTTAAATCATGTCGCCAGTTATTTAGCACCACAAGGCCTATTACCTTATGTCGTACATCGGTTAGACATGGAAACAAGTGGTTTAATTCTATTTGCCAAAAACCCATTTATCTTACCTATTCTTGGCCGTATGCTAGAACAAAAAAATATTAAACGCTCGTATCAAGCAGTTATTGACGGTCAACTTAACAAAGATAGTCTGAGCGTTAATAAAAAAATTGGGCGTGACCGCCATGATCGTCGTAAACGACGTATAGACGAACGTACTGGGAAAATAGCCGTTACCCACTTTACGACAGTTAAACGTGAAAATCGTTATTCTTTGGTGAACTGTGAGTTAGACACTGGGCGAACCCATCAAATACGTGTTCATCTTCAAAGTTTGGGACATCCAATTGTTGGGGATCCACTATACAACCCACGGAGCCAAGCCGGACGTTTAATGTTACATGCCTATAAACTTAACTTTATACACCCGCTAACCAACGAACATATTAGTTGTGAAAGTAAACCTTTCGATTTTATAATGTAG